Part of the Polyodon spathula isolate WHYD16114869_AA chromosome 18, ASM1765450v1, whole genome shotgun sequence genome, ccttaacagtgtggagaatggtgtgtagataagtgggaaaaaaaatcctcatttaaatgcaaatatacgTGTTATAGTGGTCAGTGTTCACTTGTAACTTTAACAAGATTTTGTTTGCTTTCAAAAGTttattaaagaatggaggaaatactttgaaaatatggcccgaAGTAATTTTCACAATGTAATTTAAACAGTAATGTAACACAATCTTTAAGACAGGTGAAGACAGAATACGATGtgatagattctcaaagctacttaCTTACTAAAAGCAAATTAAGAAAGGGAAAAATTCACCCAATAAGTCACAAAACCAGAAACTCAGACATTCCAATTTAAGGCTTGTAAatagttgtttcttatttgttttcctttaaggAAAAAGATCATGATTTAGAGTATTGCTGGTAATATACAGCTTTGCACTAAATGGGCTGACTACGATACATCTCTATCGCAGGCAAACTAGAACTGAAAAGCCACTcccaaagtaaaatatatttgagtAATGCAACAAGGACCGCTCTGAATGATTGCAACAATCATAAAATGGCAAcgaacagtaaaaacaaacaatgaaactgTAAGAGGACCCTTGGATACTAGCGAACCAGATAAAAGAGATCTAGGAGAACTTGTATACAATTCACCAGCCGCCATCTAATAAAGCAATCAAACATGGGTGGGGCACTGACTGAATCAGTACATGGCAATGTAATCAATTTACAATGAATATAATCTGAAGTTAGGGTAAGTAAATATAAAATAGTGATACCATTCTAGGTACAAGATAGATGATGCATACTGGGACATTATGTAATACAGTAGGGGTGGAACTGAAACAAATGGAGATAAGGTGATTGGGGAATTAAAAAGATATGTAATATTCTGACAGTAACCTTGCATacacattatttttctttattttaaatgagaaatccttttcaaaatactttaaatatttcAGGAACAATGGCAATGGGACAGACATGCACAGTGTTGGAAAACATAACTGGGCATTCTAAAACTGGGCGtaaaaaagtgtaataataaataattagacaccctaaatttataaataatttagtCATTTGGCACAATTTCCCAACTAGCAGTCTCTGCCTGAGAGGCCCAGGGCTGACTTCGGGTAGGGTGTGTTCAGATCAGGACTGGGAGCTGATTTTGCACCCtggaaaactgacaaaatctCCTGCACTCTACAAAAGAAGCATCTGATggatttgggaactgctgtgtagGTTTCCCATCAGCAAGTgctaaaaattataataaaacatataccaTGCCAAACAGTACTCAGATCATACAAGGGGTGGATTTAATTGGTAGTTTGAAATTCGACCGCTATGAAAAGCACTTAGTAGTGCTCAGAGAGCATGGCAAACGAGGTAAGAGCATTCCCAAAGCAGGGGTGTAAACATACGGCCACAATGTTAAAAGTTTGTTGTGCTTTGCTCTGAAGTTTGTGTTTTAGTACTAATAACGTTACATCAAAGAACTATAATATCGCTGTTGCAgcgttttaaatgtgttatattaaGTCTTAATTTAATAAAGAACATAGAATTAGAAAGTACTTGGTTGGAGAGTTTTCtgaatgataaaaataaataaaaataaataacagtattgCTGTTGTTAGTGATATTGTTATAGTTATTGGTAAtaatggatgtatttatttatttagtattctaACAAATTCATCCTAATCTACAATCTTAAAGTGAGTGTGACAgactgtaaaacaacaaaaactgcaACGTCTTTATTTACAGCGGAGAACAGTGATATCCAGACGTATAGCATTTGAACAACACGCCAGGATGTAGGAAATCAATAAAGTCTGAGAGTTTGAATAGCTTTTAAAAGGTTCATCACACGTGGGCATCTTACCTTGGAGCAGACGAAGAGTCTTTACGAAGTCTTAGAGTTATATGTGCAGAAAGATCTTGCTATCTCCCGCAAAGATTGATCTAAAGCACATATTTTTCGAAGTTTGTCTTTGGCTTTGGGAAAGGAATCAAATATATTCCCCCTTCCAAAGGTTCTGGGTACCTTGTGTCGCTGTTGTAAGTATCCCTGGTACACATTTCCACCATTTTCCACCACTAACTAACAAAAACGTATACCGTAAAATTGCGAAACTATGTCAATATGGCATTTGTTTGTCTGAGTTTATGGCGGTGGATACCATAACTAAGCATAGTTGAGCACGCGGTGATTTATAAGCTCTGACTGATATTTGTGTAATAACATTgtagaatgactgcaaacaccatgcatagtaaattaaatgttaaaaggcaattaaaatgacatttaaaaggtACTTATAATTTTATAAAAGATTTTTAATTACATCAGTGGCAGTATTCAGATTCGCCACTGTTTGGACCAAAAAGAACACTCCTGTGTGTATtgattaaaagtacatttttcataAGCAACGTATATAGCACAACATTCATTTTTTCTACTGACTGTAAAATGTGTAGGGAAAAAATTTATGCTCTGCCATAAAGGTTGCTTATTTTGTTTACTGATCTTCTGTCTTGATAAACTAAGGGCAAATTCCACCAAACTTTGCACAGATGATTTTTATTGGGCAACGTTTTAATAAAGGCATACAACATTATTGCAGCTTACCAGcgtaaaagcacagcaacatgtAGTACATTATATTAAACATGGTAAAACACAGTTCAAGTTCCAGCATAGTATAGAGAACTCAATGTATTACTCATTGTATTGGGAATCTGAAAGATAATAAATGTAGGTTAGTACTGTGTACATAACTAGGAATTAATACAAGGCAGTACAGTATGTAGTTCTGGGGATCTGAGAgctaacaaattaaatacaatatagaaaCCAGATTAAAGACGATATAGCTGAAACATTTTTGTACTTCACCTAATTTCTTCAGTTTTATCAAAACTTTTCACATTGTGAATATATTCTTATCAGTGTCCCTATTAAAAGTTTACCCAAGTAAAAGTAGCACAAtgtaataatgagaaagcatggtaaaacataggtaagcattgcaaagcaatAAAAGgtatagtaaataataaaaaaaaaacatgactaccTATGATAAATTATGGTAACCCTAGTATAACCTTgggaaaaacatgaaaaaactgcacaactaacatgcaaatttactgcagtaataTTGTATAAGGGATAGTATGGATGAACAAGGGCTAAACAGGGAATCTGAGAGACAGTTTAATTACGTACTATATCaatatggcatatatatatatatatatatatatatatatatatatatatatatatatatatatatatatatatatatatatatatatatatttacagttcaAAAGTTATTGAGGTATAGAAAATGATGTATTgggcatttcattttaatttaaccaATGTAAGTGGAGCGCAGGAAATTCGAGAACCAGCAAGTTCAATATAAAATAGTATACAGAATGATATGTATATAATGATATACAGAAAATGAGAGTCTTTCATCACTAAAACAACATGGTAGGTACTCTGACTATGCGCTGGAGAAAAAGACCAACCTCACAGAATACACTGTGTCTACTATAAACACCACCAGATTAACATAAGTCATGACAGCAACTACTACCAAGCCATCCCAGGAACAGGAATTGCAATTTGGGGGTCTGGGACCGCCAAATTTTTTGTCAAAGCAGAATATTGGCCAGATGATGGCCGCCGAGGCATACAGGAGCACAGCCAAGATGTTGTATCCAGTCAGGACCTTATCAAAGGAGAAGGGGAACAGGGAGATGATCTTGCAGATGGTAAAGATGATAATGATGAGGGCAAAGATGAAGCAGAGACAGTAGACAGCCATGCACCACTGCCGTCCAGAATTTGCTGTGTAATCATTGATTGAGATGAAGATGATGCAAGCAACGAAAGCTTCCAAGACCTTAAGCAACCCAGGAATGGTGGACAAGAAGCCACTGATCTCCCCTGGCTTGGCACGGGTCAACCCCACCTCCACGGCATAGGCAATGAAACACAGGCAGGACATGGCTGTAGCGGCAGCCTTAAAGGCACAGTTGTTTCCTGAGCAGTTCTTGAGGAACTCCACAGGGTAGATGATTGAGGCTGTAAGCACCATGAGGGTAGCCAGCATGGCAAATGCACTGGTGAAGTCCTCCCAGGAGATGGGGATCTTCTGACATAGCCTGGTAAACTCCAGCAGCACAATCAGGACTGATAAGATGAAGCAGAAACACCAGGAAAACATGCACCAGATACCATAAGAGCCACTGAAGACTCCATCGTGGGCAACCAGACTGAAAGTCACACAGGAGAGGAAGATCTCAAAGAAACGTACAATCCCTACCGGGGCGGTGACCGATCTGTAATCCATTTCCACAATAACCATCTTTCACTTTTTTATAAATCCTGATAACCtcaacagtttttaaaagacTAGTTAGTTCGCTGTGTGTCTTCTTGGTGAATGAACGTTGTCTGGTTGTTTGTTGGAGTTAAAGCAACACTGTTGAGTTGGGAAGGGAGGGTCAATGTGCTTCTGCTTTTTCTTTCTGTCTTATCAGAGGATCCAAACCACTCCCAAGCGGAACTGAGAACCTACAGCAATTTTCCAACCTCTTTAACTCAGCCTTATCTGAACTATTTATAAGAGGCTAAGTTACATATTAACCTGCCTGGTTAAAAAGATACATACTACACACCTTGTAAACTCTGCAAACAGATGTGAGGTAAAACTAATAGGTAAAGAAAGTAAACACATGTTTCAAACATCTTTCAAGAGAAATTTAATTTGCTCTCAAACATTTACAGAAAAGGTGGCTCTCCCTGAGATGGCACacaatttcatattttcaaagcatttactccagacTTTATTTAACTGAATGAAGTAAAAcacttgttaatt contains:
- the LOC121330480 gene encoding myeloid-associated differentiation marker homolog: MVIVEMDYRSVTAPVGIVRFFEIFLSCVTFSLVAHDGVFSGSYGIWCMFSWCFCFILSVLIVLLEFTRLCQKIPISWEDFTSAFAMLATLMVLTASIIYPVEFLKNCSGNNCAFKAAATAMSCLCFIAYAVEVGLTRAKPGEISGFLSTIPGLLKVLEAFVACIIFISINDYTANSGRQWCMAVYCLCFIFALIIIIFTICKIISLFPFSFDKVLTGYNILAVLLYASAAIIWPIFCFDKKFGGPRPPNCNSCSWDGLVVVAVMTYVNLVVFIVDTVYSVRLVFFSSA